In the Roseimicrobium gellanilyticum genome, one interval contains:
- a CDS encoding alpha-ketoacid dehydrogenase subunit beta, with amino-acid sequence MRKLSYRHALREAFDEELARDPMVVLMGEEVAQYNGAYKVTEGLWKKWGDKRVIDTPISEAGFIGMGVGASMLGVRPVMELMFWSFYTVAWDQIINNAGMVRYMSGGQINCPIVVRGPANGGTNVGATHSHTPENIMAQFPGMKCVCPSNAYDAKGLMKAAIRDNDPVMFMESTKLYGEEWEVPENSELPEGELFIPLGVADVKREGTDVSLIAHGRAVLTCLKAAKILEEEHGISAEVVDLRTIRPLDEDTIFESVRKTHRAVCVDENKPFCAVSSQIAASIGLHCFDDLDAPVQRVSSLDAPAFYSPKLEELQLPYPDVIVAKVLGIC; translated from the coding sequence ATGCGTAAACTCTCCTACCGCCACGCCCTCCGCGAAGCCTTTGATGAAGAACTCGCCCGCGACCCCATGGTCGTGCTCATGGGTGAAGAGGTCGCGCAGTACAACGGTGCCTACAAGGTGACCGAAGGTCTGTGGAAAAAGTGGGGCGACAAGCGCGTGATCGACACCCCCATCAGCGAAGCCGGCTTCATCGGCATGGGCGTGGGTGCTTCCATGCTCGGCGTGCGCCCGGTGATGGAACTCATGTTCTGGAGCTTCTACACCGTAGCGTGGGACCAGATCATCAACAACGCCGGCATGGTGCGTTACATGAGCGGTGGCCAGATCAACTGCCCCATCGTCGTCCGCGGCCCGGCCAATGGCGGCACGAACGTGGGTGCCACCCACTCCCACACCCCGGAAAACATCATGGCCCAGTTCCCGGGCATGAAGTGCGTGTGCCCCTCCAACGCGTATGACGCGAAGGGCCTGATGAAAGCCGCCATCCGCGACAACGACCCGGTGATGTTCATGGAGAGCACCAAGCTCTACGGCGAAGAATGGGAAGTGCCGGAAAACTCCGAGCTGCCCGAGGGCGAACTCTTCATCCCGCTCGGCGTGGCCGATGTGAAGCGCGAAGGCACGGACGTCTCCCTCATTGCCCATGGCCGCGCGGTGCTCACCTGCTTGAAGGCAGCCAAGATTCTTGAAGAAGAACACGGCATTTCCGCGGAGGTCGTTGACCTGCGTACCATCCGTCCGCTGGATGAAGACACGATCTTCGAATCCGTGCGCAAGACCCACCGCGCCGTGTGTGTGGATGAGAACAAGCCCTTCTGCGCGGTGAGCTCCCAGATTGCCGCCAGCATTGGTCTGCATTGCTTTGATGACCTCGACGCTCCCGTGCAGCGCGTGAGCTCACTGGATGCC